One genomic segment of Bernardetia sp. includes these proteins:
- a CDS encoding alpha/beta fold hydrolase: MIPISFESIASLKPLFADPKSQEQQLLKKYADHRSRFVSINGSMIHYREEGTGQPLILLHGAFSSLHTFEGWVKLLAKKYRVISIDLPGFGLTGAISEDDYCFENYMTYLNIFLDRLEIEKCYLAGNSLGGWIAWEYALRHQEQIEKLVLISSAGFVDEASIPTPFKLAKLPVFGKIFKYALQRPIFEKFVREVYCEQSVVCEETIDRYFDFFTRDCNMEAFFNIINQELHDNTEKLKNLYTPTLIIWGKEDAWLPAENARRFSELLPNNRMLIYSDVGHIPMEEKPKKTANAVSKFLKEDF, translated from the coding sequence ATGATTCCTATCTCTTTCGAAAGTATAGCTTCTTTGAAGCCCCTTTTTGCTGACCCAAAAAGTCAAGAACAACAATTATTAAAAAAATATGCAGACCACCGTTCTCGTTTTGTCTCTATCAATGGTTCTATGATTCATTATAGAGAAGAAGGAACTGGACAGCCTCTAATTTTGCTACATGGAGCTTTTTCATCTCTCCATACCTTTGAAGGATGGGTAAAATTATTAGCTAAAAAATACAGGGTTATTTCAATAGATTTACCCGGTTTCGGGCTTACAGGAGCAATTTCAGAAGATGATTATTGTTTTGAGAATTATATGACGTATCTAAATATCTTTTTAGATAGATTAGAAATTGAAAAATGTTATTTAGCTGGAAATTCTCTTGGTGGATGGATTGCTTGGGAATATGCTCTTAGGCATCAAGAACAAATAGAGAAATTAGTTTTGATTTCATCTGCTGGTTTTGTTGATGAAGCCAGCATACCTACGCCATTTAAATTGGCAAAACTTCCTGTATTTGGGAAAATTTTCAAATATGCACTTCAACGTCCTATTTTTGAGAAATTTGTTAGAGAAGTGTATTGCGAACAGTCAGTAGTTTGTGAAGAAACCATTGACCGTTATTTTGATTTTTTCACTAGAGATTGTAATATGGAGGCTTTTTTCAATATCATAAATCAAGAACTACACGATAACACCGAAAAATTAAAAAACTTATACACTCCTACTCTAATTATTTGGGGAAAAGAAGATGCTTGGCTTCCTGCTGAAAATGCAAGACGTTTTAGTGAGTTGTTACCCAACAATAGAATGCTAATTTATAGTGATGTAGGACATATTCCTATGGAAGAAAAGCCTAAAAAAACGGCAAATGCTGTTTCAAAATTTTTAAAAGAAGATTTTTAA
- the trpC gene encoding indole-3-glycerol phosphate synthase TrpC encodes MLEKIILQKQKEVAAFKKEISIESLKEKPFFDRKTISFKEAIKNGSGIIAEFKRKSPSKGIINDSVDIIEITQGYASAGASALSVLTDTEFFAGQISDLEMARSYNEIPILRKDFMIDEFQIYRAKASGADVILLIAAVLSPKRCLELAKKANELGLEILLEIHDREELAQVKEIAHLVDAVGVNNRNLKTFTVDIEESMRLFDEIQVIKSQTENDFVLISESGLSDVKTVLKLKEKGFQGFLMGEYFMKHQDPARACREFIEKL; translated from the coding sequence ATGTTAGAAAAAATCATCTTACAAAAACAAAAAGAAGTAGCAGCTTTCAAAAAAGAAATTTCTATCGAAAGCCTAAAAGAAAAACCATTTTTTGATAGGAAAACGATTTCTTTCAAAGAAGCTATTAAAAATGGTTCTGGAATTATTGCAGAATTCAAACGTAAATCTCCTTCTAAGGGTATCATAAACGATTCGGTTGATATAATAGAAATTACGCAAGGGTATGCTTCTGCTGGTGCGTCTGCACTTTCTGTCCTGACAGATACAGAGTTTTTTGCTGGACAGATTTCAGATTTAGAGATGGCTCGTTCCTACAATGAAATTCCTATTCTAAGGAAAGATTTTATGATAGATGAGTTTCAAATCTATCGTGCTAAGGCAAGTGGGGCAGACGTAATTTTACTCATTGCTGCTGTGCTTTCTCCCAAAAGGTGTTTAGAGCTTGCTAAAAAAGCCAACGAACTCGGTTTAGAGATTTTATTAGAAATTCACGATAGAGAAGAACTAGCACAAGTGAAAGAAATTGCTCATTTGGTAGATGCTGTAGGAGTGAATAATAGAAACCTAAAAACTTTTACAGTTGATATTGAGGAGTCTATGCGACTTTTTGATGAAATTCAAGTAATAAAAAGCCAGACAGAGAATGATTTTGTTCTCATTTCTGAAAGTGGACTTTCTGATGTCAAAACAGTTCTGAAACTAAAAGAAAAAGGATTTCAAGGTTTTTTGATGGGAGAATATTTTATGAAACATCAAGACCCAGCTAGAGCGTGTAGGGAGTTTATAGAAAAGTTGTAA
- a CDS encoding cystathionine beta-synthase — protein MRYYDHIIDTVGNTPLVKLNSVNKGIKGTILVKVEYLNPGNSMKDRIGLKMIEDAEKAGILKPGGTVIEGTSGNTGMGLALTAIAKGYKCIFTVSDKQSQEKIDILRALGAEVIVCPTNVSPEDPRSYYSVAKRKNEEIENSFYPNQYDNKSNQQAHYETTAPEIWRDTEGKVTHYVAGVGTGGSMCGTSRYLKEQNPDIVTVGVDSYGSIFKKLKETGIFDEKEVYPYLTEGIGEDILPENVNMDLIDHFVKVTDKDSAIMTRRLAREEGLFVGWSCGSAVFGALEYAKENLKEDDVMVIILPDHGTRYLGKIYNDNWMKDHGFLEREFATAGDIIQSKNGQSKLLVIDEDMKVGEAVKMMNKEGISQLPVSDKKKEHIVGSLIDSRTLSKLIDNPSLKDMPVKDVMDSPFTFVAMNNTVDVLSSLINKDNPALLVRDEKQDVHIITQQDLLMALAK, from the coding sequence ATGCGTTATTACGACCACATCATTGACACAGTAGGAAATACGCCACTTGTCAAACTCAACAGCGTAAACAAAGGAATTAAAGGAACAATTTTAGTAAAAGTAGAATATCTCAATCCGGGGAATTCTATGAAAGACCGTATCGGTTTGAAAATGATTGAAGATGCTGAAAAAGCAGGTATCTTAAAACCAGGGGGTACAGTCATTGAAGGAACATCTGGAAATACAGGAATGGGACTTGCCCTTACTGCCATTGCAAAAGGTTATAAATGTATTTTTACTGTTTCTGATAAGCAATCACAAGAAAAAATAGACATTTTGCGTGCTTTGGGAGCAGAAGTTATTGTGTGTCCGACAAATGTTTCTCCTGAAGACCCACGCTCTTACTATTCAGTAGCTAAAAGAAAAAATGAAGAGATAGAAAATTCATTCTATCCAAATCAGTATGACAATAAGTCAAATCAGCAAGCACATTATGAAACTACTGCGCCAGAAATTTGGAGAGATACAGAAGGCAAGGTTACGCATTATGTAGCAGGTGTAGGAACAGGTGGTTCTATGTGTGGTACATCAAGATATTTGAAAGAACAAAATCCTGATATTGTTACAGTGGGTGTAGATTCGTATGGTTCTATCTTCAAAAAACTAAAAGAAACAGGGATTTTTGATGAGAAAGAGGTTTATCCATATCTTACAGAAGGAATTGGCGAAGATATTTTACCAGAGAACGTCAATATGGACTTGATAGACCACTTTGTAAAAGTTACAGACAAAGACAGTGCTATCATGACAAGGAGATTGGCTCGTGAAGAAGGTCTTTTTGTAGGTTGGTCTTGTGGTTCTGCTGTGTTTGGCGCACTAGAATATGCAAAAGAAAATCTTAAAGAAGATGATGTAATGGTAATTATTTTACCAGACCACGGAACACGTTATTTGGGTAAAATCTATAACGATAACTGGATGAAAGACCACGGATTCTTGGAAAGAGAATTTGCAACAGCAGGAGATATTATCCAAAGCAAGAATGGACAATCTAAACTTTTAGTTATCGACGAAGATATGAAAGTGGGAGAAGCTGTTAAGATGATGAATAAAGAAGGAATTTCTCAACTTCCTGTCAGTGATAAGAAAAAAGAACATATCGTTGGAAGTCTTATCGATTCAAGAACACTTTCCAAACTTATTGATAACCCATCACTAAAAGATATGCCTGTGAAAGATGTAATGGATAGTCCGTTTACATTCGTAGCGATGAACAATACTGTCGATGTTCTTTCTTCGCTTATCAACAAAGACAACCCTGCACTTTTGGTAAGAGATGAAAAACAAGACGTACATATTATCACACAACAAGATTTATTGATGGCTTTGGCTAAATAA
- a CDS encoding anthranilate synthase component II, with protein MKQIAVIDNYDSFVYNLVHYLRELTSELSLDKDKQAQVTVFRNDEVTLEELEKFDKILLSPGGGIPSEAGKLLEIIERFAPTKDMLGVCLGHQAIGEAFGAKLENLSKVYHGIATPIKILTEDSLFAGLPAKVNVGRYHSWVIQKDSLPADFEVTAVDEQGEIMAIAHKKYRLKGIQFHPESILTPEGKQMIKNWVESEAIVKV; from the coding sequence ATGAAACAAATTGCTGTTATAGATAATTACGATTCATTCGTTTACAATTTAGTCCACTATCTACGTGAACTCACAAGTGAACTTTCATTAGACAAAGACAAGCAAGCGCAGGTTACTGTCTTTAGAAACGACGAAGTAACTTTAGAAGAATTAGAAAAATTTGACAAAATTTTACTCTCCCCTGGTGGTGGTATTCCATCAGAAGCTGGTAAATTGCTAGAAATTATTGAGCGTTTCGCACCTACGAAAGATATGCTTGGCGTTTGCTTAGGACATCAAGCCATTGGAGAAGCCTTTGGAGCAAAGCTAGAGAATCTTTCAAAAGTTTATCACGGAATTGCTACGCCTATCAAAATCTTGACAGAAGATAGCCTATTTGCAGGACTTCCAGCCAAAGTAAATGTAGGGCGTTATCATTCTTGGGTTATTCAGAAAGATAGCTTGCCAGCAGATTTTGAAGTAACTGCCGTAGATGAACAAGGCGAAATTATGGCGATTGCTCACAAAAAATACAGGCTCAAAGGCATTCAGTTTCACCCAGAATCTATCCTGACACCAGAAGGAAAACAAATGATTAAAAATTGGGTGGAGAGTGAAGCTATTGTGAAAGTTTAA
- a CDS encoding anthranilate synthase component I family protein has translation MNFKLKTFTQKILADTLTPVGIYLKLRDKYPMSFLLESSDYHGNQNAFTYICCEPIANFKVENETIYQSFPDGSQTEKAIENPSEVIESLTKFSKSFKAEKNKLNFITNGLFGYTTYDAVKYFEKVREPQSQKLNIPLVQYHVFKYVIAINHFKNELHIFEHQLENTNGEENRPTFKKVLDILQNKNAPTYSFKTEGTETSNMTDEDFLDNVHHGISHCKRGDVFQIVLSRRYKQDFEGDDFNVYRALRSVNPSPYLFYFDYGSFKLMGSSPEAQLVVKNRKAVIHPIAGTFKRTGNDSADAALAVQLQNDPKENAEHVMLVDLARNDLSRNGTNVNVDVFREVQYFSHVIHLVSEVSGELLPEVSPLQIAADTFPAGTLSGSPKPNALSLIHTYEPENRSYYGGAIGFIGFNGDYNHAIMIRSFLSKENSLYFQAGAGIVEGSVPENELAEVGNKLAALRKALKLAEEIVI, from the coding sequence ATGAATTTCAAATTAAAAACCTTTACACAAAAAATATTAGCTGATACGCTTACGCCTGTTGGAATTTATTTAAAATTGAGAGATAAATATCCAATGAGTTTTCTCTTAGAATCTTCTGACTACCACGGCAACCAAAATGCTTTTACTTATATCTGTTGTGAGCCGATAGCCAATTTTAAGGTAGAAAATGAAACCATTTATCAATCTTTTCCAGATGGCAGTCAAACAGAAAAAGCAATTGAAAATCCATCAGAGGTAATAGAAAGCCTAACAAAGTTTTCTAAGAGTTTCAAAGCAGAAAAAAATAAACTCAATTTCATTACAAACGGACTTTTCGGATATACTACTTACGATGCTGTCAAATATTTTGAAAAGGTAAGAGAGCCTCAATCACAAAAACTCAATATCCCACTTGTTCAGTATCACGTTTTTAAATATGTAATTGCCATCAATCACTTCAAAAATGAGCTTCATATTTTTGAACATCAACTAGAAAACACCAACGGAGAAGAAAACAGACCCACCTTTAAAAAAGTCTTAGACATTCTCCAAAATAAAAATGCTCCAACTTATTCTTTCAAAACAGAAGGAACAGAAACTTCAAATATGACAGATGAAGATTTCTTAGATAATGTTCATCACGGAATTTCGCACTGTAAACGTGGAGATGTATTTCAAATTGTTCTTTCAAGACGTTACAAACAAGATTTTGAAGGCGATGATTTTAATGTTTATCGTGCTTTGAGAAGTGTAAATCCCTCGCCTTATCTTTTCTATTTTGATTATGGAAGTTTCAAACTAATGGGTTCTTCGCCAGAAGCCCAACTTGTGGTTAAGAATAGAAAAGCTGTTATTCATCCGATTGCAGGAACATTCAAACGCACAGGCAACGATTCTGCTGATGCTGCTTTGGCTGTTCAGCTTCAAAATGACCCTAAAGAAAATGCTGAACATGTAATGCTTGTTGATTTGGCAAGAAATGATTTGAGCCGAAATGGAACAAATGTAAATGTCGATGTTTTTAGAGAAGTTCAGTATTTCTCACATGTCATTCATTTGGTTTCAGAAGTAAGTGGCGAGCTTTTACCAGAAGTTTCTCCTTTGCAGATTGCAGCCGACACATTCCCAGCAGGAACACTTTCAGGTTCTCCGAAGCCAAATGCTCTTTCTCTTATTCATACCTACGAACCCGAAAACAGAAGTTACTATGGTGGTGCGATTGGTTTTATTGGCTTTAATGGCGACTACAACCACGCTATTATGATACGTTCATTTTTAAGCAAAGAAAATTCGCTCTATTTTCAAGCAGGTGCAGGAATTGTAGAAGGTTCTGTGCCTGAAAACGAACTTGCCGAAGTAGGAAATAAATTGGCTGCGCTTAGAAAAGCTCTAAAATTAGCCGAAGAAATTGTTATTTGA
- a CDS encoding HAEPLYID family protein, with protein MSFSIKAQDHSSQVKDSLYIEEVENKQTLDKVLHAEPLYIDLIRDLGARKGEKEWNIGLGLTDKLDYDEYELLVEYEFAPINRLGLEIEVPLTFSFRNNSQDNDTAAPSHRVESLKTAVQWSFFVSEKLKTSMALGYLNEIELVDVNDWGSENVLKGNVSNPFFVVAKRWGNNFHTLLYTGGKFTRHFEDRNTTFSYQNNFSLHYMIPRTRNFIGLETNQSFENNDMFVTLRPQMRISLADNLIVGIVAGIPIEKHNERLSSFIRLIYEPSHKH; from the coding sequence GTGTCATTTTCTATAAAAGCACAAGACCATTCTTCACAAGTGAAAGACAGCCTCTATATTGAAGAGGTAGAAAACAAACAAACTCTAGACAAAGTACTGCACGCCGAACCACTCTATATCGATTTAATTCGGGATTTGGGTGCAAGAAAAGGGGAAAAAGAATGGAATATCGGCTTAGGACTTACTGATAAACTAGATTATGATGAGTACGAACTATTGGTAGAATATGAGTTTGCACCTATCAACCGTTTAGGGTTAGAAATTGAAGTTCCTCTCACATTTTCATTTCGAAACAACTCACAGGATAACGACACAGCAGCACCTTCACATCGTGTAGAAAGTCTAAAAACAGCTGTTCAATGGTCGTTTTTTGTATCAGAAAAACTTAAAACTTCGATGGCATTAGGTTATCTCAACGAGATTGAATTGGTAGATGTAAACGATTGGGGAAGTGAAAACGTACTGAAAGGCAATGTTTCTAATCCGTTTTTCGTAGTGGCTAAACGTTGGGGAAATAATTTTCATACATTGCTTTATACAGGAGGAAAATTTACTCGTCATTTTGAAGATAGAAATACTACATTTTCTTATCAAAACAATTTCAGTTTGCATTATATGATTCCTAGAACAAGGAATTTTATTGGCTTAGAGACCAATCAGTCATTTGAAAACAATGATATGTTTGTTACTCTTCGTCCTCAAATGCGTATTAGTTTAGCTGATAATCTGATTGTCGGAATTGTGGCAGGAATTCCGATTGAAAAGCACAACGAAAGACTAAGCTCTTTTATTCGTTTGATATATGAGCCTTCTCACAAGCACTAA
- the trpD gene encoding anthranilate phosphoribosyltransferase: protein MKNILNHLYEHHTITREEAKNLLLQMANGEYNQLQIASFLTVFNMRSITVDELLGFRDAMLETCLRIDLSAYDAIDLCGTGGDGKNTFNISTITSFVLAGAGVKVAKHGNYGVSSPCGSSNVLEHLGITFTTDEFVLQRQIEEANICFLHAPLFHPAAKAVAPVRLRLGVKTFFNMLGPMVNPAFVKRQMIGVFSLELARLYAYLYQKQEGTQFSIIHSLAGYDEISLTSPFKMISNKGEFIVSPKELGTKTVKAKEIEGGNTIEEAAKIFVSVLKNEATEAQMEVVLTNAAIAIQTAFRGTKKETSFEDAKALARESIESGKAYQSLEKLLKLSPQLV from the coding sequence ATGAAAAACATACTAAATCACTTATACGAACATCACACCATCACAAGAGAAGAGGCAAAAAATCTCTTGTTACAGATGGCAAATGGAGAATATAATCAACTACAAATTGCGTCTTTTCTGACCGTTTTTAACATGCGAAGCATTACTGTCGATGAGCTTTTGGGATTTCGTGATGCTATGCTAGAAACGTGTTTGCGTATAGATTTATCAGCTTACGATGCGATAGATTTGTGTGGAACAGGTGGCGATGGCAAAAATACGTTTAATATTTCTACCATTACATCTTTTGTGTTGGCTGGTGCTGGAGTGAAGGTTGCCAAACACGGAAATTATGGTGTTTCTTCGCCTTGTGGTTCTTCCAATGTTTTGGAGCATTTGGGAATCACATTTACAACTGATGAATTTGTGTTGCAAAGGCAAATTGAGGAAGCAAATATTTGTTTCTTGCACGCTCCTTTATTTCACCCTGCTGCGAAGGCAGTTGCGCCTGTGCGTTTGCGTTTGGGTGTCAAGACATTTTTTAATATGCTTGGTCCGATGGTAAATCCTGCTTTTGTTAAAAGGCAAATGATTGGGGTTTTTAGTTTGGAGTTAGCTCGTTTGTATGCTTATTTGTATCAGAAACAAGAAGGCACACAGTTTTCAATTATTCATTCTTTGGCTGGTTATGATGAAATTTCACTCACTTCTCCCTTCAAAATGATTTCTAATAAAGGTGAGTTTATTGTGTCTCCAAAAGAGTTAGGAACAAAAACAGTAAAGGCAAAAGAGATTGAAGGAGGAAATACGATTGAAGAAGCTGCTAAAATATTTGTAAGTGTTTTGAAAAACGAAGCTACAGAAGCACAAATGGAAGTTGTCTTGACAAATGCTGCTATTGCCATTCAGACAGCTTTCAGAGGAACAAAAAAAGAAACTTCTTTTGAAGATGCCAAGGCACTCGCAAGAGAATCTATTGAAAGTGGAAAGGCGTATCAATCTTTAGAAAAACTATTAAAACTTTCTCCTCAACTGGTTTAG
- a CDS encoding TonB-dependent receptor domain-containing protein: MSKFIFLFLLFLSISFPVFSQTEQDSVVQLEAVEIESNSLEEKAAGFEVQKLDSLALASYQTSDLGRLLSFRTPIFLKFYSVSGLASPSFRGTSAGHTQVFWEGIPLNSPTLGQVDFSLFPIGLLDEVNVHYGAASLRYGEGGFGGGIALSHTPKNTEDKFSLNWIQSVGSFKTFKQILSSSYSISDAKRLHIKATSRLFYKSAKNNYPFNFGGETLRRNQAATKQKGIVQEFYFLPTTISRLSNHQFSFHFWAQDANRELPPPITVPTNEETQGDFSVRNLLSWKYKKRNLEISTKAGYLYDFLEYRNEISDIISKTKNQSYHFLSELKYAPHQKVLLQTGIRLREDIAEVDGYENAQTQSQQSIFASIEYSPFDFLQTTFLVRQVVLDNEFQSFSPSVGISFVKNNLEGKVNIARNFRAPTLNDRYWFPVGNPNLRNEEGWNGEFSAAYHLINNQKTKLSLSSLYFWAKMQDWILWSPAVAGYWRPENLRSVFSRGIESNLFFKKSIQHFHLETNISYTYTYSENLKPIRDLDESEGKQLIYTPFHQQKSFLYAAYKTQFFRVEQQFVGRRFTTTTNTEYLPSYFLVNASLGKTINYKKLNFVLELNCQNIFDFQYQSMAFYPMVGRNFEFVFRTRFNSK; encoded by the coding sequence GTGTCAAAATTTATATTTCTCTTTCTTCTGTTTTTATCCATCTCTTTTCCTGTTTTCTCTCAAACAGAACAAGACTCTGTCGTTCAGCTAGAAGCTGTTGAGATTGAATCTAATTCTTTAGAAGAAAAAGCAGCAGGTTTTGAAGTACAAAAACTAGATTCTTTGGCTCTAGCAAGCTACCAAACTTCAGATTTGGGAAGGCTTTTATCTTTTAGAACACCAATTTTTTTGAAATTTTACAGTGTTTCTGGTTTGGCTTCTCCTTCATTTCGTGGTACAAGTGCAGGACATACGCAAGTTTTTTGGGAAGGCATACCCCTCAATTCACCAACACTAGGACAAGTAGATTTTTCTCTTTTTCCCATTGGTCTGTTAGACGAGGTAAATGTACACTACGGAGCAGCTAGTTTGCGTTATGGAGAAGGTGGTTTTGGAGGTGGAATTGCATTATCCCATACTCCTAAAAATACAGAAGATAAGTTTTCTTTGAATTGGATTCAATCGGTAGGTAGTTTCAAAACTTTCAAGCAGATTCTGTCAAGTTCATATTCTATTTCAGATGCTAAAAGGCTACATATAAAAGCAACGAGCCGACTATTTTATAAATCTGCTAAAAATAATTATCCATTCAATTTTGGTGGAGAAACGCTTAGGAGAAACCAAGCAGCCACAAAGCAAAAGGGAATTGTTCAAGAATTTTACTTTCTTCCTACCACGATTTCAAGACTTTCAAATCATCAGTTTTCTTTTCACTTTTGGGCGCAAGATGCAAATCGTGAACTCCCACCTCCAATAACAGTTCCCACAAATGAAGAAACGCAAGGTGATTTTTCTGTCCGTAATCTTTTGAGTTGGAAATACAAGAAGCGAAATCTTGAAATTAGTACGAAAGCAGGCTATTTGTATGATTTTTTAGAATATAGAAATGAAATTTCAGATATTATTTCCAAGACAAAAAATCAGTCGTATCATTTTCTTTCAGAACTCAAATATGCACCACATCAGAAAGTATTGCTACAAACAGGAATCCGACTAAGAGAAGATATTGCAGAAGTAGATGGTTATGAAAATGCTCAAACGCAAAGTCAACAAAGTATTTTTGCTTCGATAGAATATTCTCCTTTTGATTTTTTACAAACTACTTTTTTAGTTCGCCAAGTGGTTTTAGATAATGAATTTCAATCATTTTCACCTTCTGTGGGGATTAGTTTTGTTAAAAATAATTTGGAAGGCAAAGTGAATATTGCTCGCAATTTTCGTGCGCCTACGTTGAATGATAGATATTGGTTTCCAGTCGGAAATCCTAATTTAAGAAATGAGGAAGGTTGGAACGGAGAGTTTTCAGCAGCTTATCATCTTATTAATAACCAAAAAACCAAACTGTCTTTATCGTCGCTTTATTTTTGGGCAAAGATGCAAGACTGGATTTTGTGGTCTCCTGCTGTGGCTGGCTACTGGCGACCAGAGAATTTGCGTTCTGTTTTTTCAAGAGGAATTGAAAGCAATTTATTTTTTAAAAAATCTATACAACATTTCCATCTTGAAACTAATATTTCATATACTTATACTTATTCAGAAAATCTGAAACCAATTAGAGATTTAGACGAATCGGAAGGAAAACAACTGATTTATACACCTTTTCATCAGCAAAAAAGTTTTCTTTACGCAGCTTATAAAACCCAGTTTTTTAGAGTTGAACAGCAATTTGTAGGCAGACGTTTTACTACCACAACAAATACAGAATACTTGCCTTCTTATTTTTTAGTAAATGCTTCTTTAGGGAAAACAATTAATTACAAAAAGCTAAATTTTGTTTTAGAACTAAACTGCCAAAATATTTTTGATTTTCAATATCAGTCTATGGCTTTTTATCCGATGGTAGGGCGTAATTTTGAGTTTGTTTTCAGAACAAGATTTAACTCAAAATAA
- the carA gene encoding glutamine-hydrolyzing carbamoyl-phosphate synthase small subunit → MENQKKAVLLLADGTKYEGIAIGKIGTTGGEICFNTGMTGYQEIYTDPSYFGQIVVNTSSHIGNYGTIDIENESANVKINGLVVRNFSDVHSRNLADSSLQNYLEKAEITGIAEVDTRSLVRHIRDKGAMNAIISSEDLSDEELQKRLSEVPDMNGLELSSKVTTKETYTMGDESSDIRVAVLDYGIKMSILKNLASRGVYCKVFPAKTSVKELLEFNPTGFFLSNGPGDPAAMGYAIDTAKELLELDKPIFGICLGHQIIALAGGLSTYKMFNGHRGLNHPVKNLELGNCEITSQNHGFGVDRKALEGQDEIVETHKNLNDKSVAGIRFKNKKAFSVQYHPESSPGPHDSRYLFDQFIEMMQKEKVMA, encoded by the coding sequence ATGGAAAATCAGAAAAAAGCTGTTTTACTTCTTGCAGACGGAACAAAATACGAAGGTATCGCTATTGGAAAAATAGGCACAACAGGTGGCGAAATCTGTTTTAATACAGGAATGACAGGCTACCAAGAAATCTATACAGACCCTTCTTATTTTGGGCAAATTGTTGTCAATACCAGTTCTCATATTGGCAATTATGGTACAATAGACATAGAAAACGAATCTGCCAATGTAAAAATTAATGGACTTGTTGTTCGCAATTTTTCAGATGTTCATTCACGCAACTTAGCCGACAGTTCGCTTCAAAATTATTTAGAAAAAGCCGAAATTACAGGTATTGCAGAGGTAGATACACGTTCTTTAGTGCGCCATATTCGTGATAAAGGAGCTATGAATGCTATTATTTCTTCTGAAGATTTATCAGACGAAGAACTACAAAAAAGGCTTTCAGAAGTTCCAGATATGAACGGATTAGAGCTTTCTTCTAAGGTTACAACAAAAGAGACCTATACTATGGGCGATGAGAGTTCAGACATTAGAGTAGCTGTCTTAGATTATGGAATCAAGATGAGTATTTTGAAAAATCTTGCTAGTAGAGGTGTTTATTGTAAAGTATTTCCTGCCAAAACTTCTGTAAAAGAACTTTTAGAATTTAACCCAACAGGTTTTTTTCTCTCTAACGGTCCGGGCGACCCAGCTGCTATGGGTTATGCTATTGATACAGCAAAAGAACTTTTAGAACTTGATAAGCCAATTTTTGGAATTTGTTTAGGACATCAAATCATAGCTCTTGCTGGAGGACTTTCTACTTATAAAATGTTTAATGGACACAGAGGACTAAACCACCCAGTAAAGAATTTAGAATTAGGAAACTGTGAAATTACGTCTCAAAATCATGGCTTTGGTGTAGATAGAAAAGCCTTAGAAGGTCAAGATGAAATTGTAGAAACACACAAAAACTTGAATGATAAGAGTGTGGCTGGTATTCGTTTCAAGAATAAAAAAGCCTTTTCGGTACAGTATCACCCAGAATCTTCACCCGGTCCTCATGATTCTCGTTATCTCTTTGACCAGTTTATCGAAATGATGCAGAAAGAAAAAGTAATGGCTTAG